Proteins encoded by one window of Companilactobacillus ginsenosidimutans:
- a CDS encoding YxeA family protein: MKNLLKFLFISILIVGGSYVGACLYTKDRTDQFSQALGQYNFLVKRDSWYVKIDNSKGADEDGYGNYEYDLKSYDSEGEPHQVKFTGMGKLKQGHYLKLDTKGAYVYSYEEAFKNNMPRAAYDKLAAE; this comes from the coding sequence ATGAAAAATCTACTAAAGTTTTTATTTATTTCTATATTAATTGTTGGGGGCTCCTACGTTGGCGCATGTCTCTACACTAAAGATCGAACTGACCAGTTCTCACAAGCATTAGGCCAATACAACTTTTTAGTTAAACGAGATTCTTGGTATGTCAAAATTGACAACAGCAAGGGTGCTGATGAAGATGGCTATGGCAATTATGAGTATGATTTGAAGAGTTATGACTCTGAGGGTGAGCCTCACCAGGTGAAGTTTACTGGGATGGGAAAGCTGAAGCAAGGACACTACTTGAAGTTGGATACTAAGGGTGCATATGTTTATTCATATGAAGAGGCATTCAAAAATAACATGCCGCGTGCGGCATACGATAAACTGGCAGCTGAATAA
- a CDS encoding 5-methyltetrahydropteroyltriglutamate--homocysteine S-methyltransferase, producing the protein MTLTKQKIGFQHVGSFLRPKGLKLARQQYEAGKFSIDDLREIEDEAIKDLIIKEKEAGLDYVTDGEFRRSYWHLDFFWGFEGVEHIHYGEGYHFAHEETRDDTARLSGKISFNPITHPFIQDFDFVKSVTDDIGGVQPKQTIPAPSQLYIELIRGENADKIKEFYPNEQDLFDDIEQAYHDAIIAFYDEGARVIQLDDCSWGLFLDENFLSTSDGKAYADSGIQDILLNLNNGALKDLPDDLTINTHVCRGNYHSDFAFSGGYGPVADTLFAKENVDTYFLEYDSNRSGGFEPLAKVSGDKNVVLGLLTTKSGKLENRQDIIDRINEASQYLPLDRLWLSTQCGFASTEEGNVLTEEQQWDKLKLVKSVIDEVWG; encoded by the coding sequence ATGACTTTAACAAAACAAAAAATTGGATTTCAACATGTAGGAAGTTTTCTAAGACCAAAAGGGTTAAAACTGGCTCGTCAACAATATGAAGCTGGAAAATTCTCAATTGACGATTTGCGTGAAATTGAAGATGAAGCCATCAAAGATTTGATCATCAAGGAAAAAGAAGCTGGATTGGATTATGTAACAGATGGCGAGTTTCGTCGTTCATATTGGCACCTCGACTTTTTCTGGGGATTCGAAGGTGTAGAACACATTCATTATGGTGAAGGCTATCACTTTGCCCACGAGGAAACTCGTGACGACACTGCCCGCCTTTCTGGAAAAATCAGTTTTAATCCTATTACTCACCCATTTATTCAAGATTTTGATTTTGTTAAGTCAGTCACTGATGACATCGGGGGCGTTCAACCAAAACAAACTATTCCTGCCCCTTCACAACTTTATATTGAATTGATCCGTGGTGAAAATGCCGATAAGATCAAAGAATTTTATCCAAATGAACAAGATTTATTTGATGACATTGAACAAGCTTATCATGATGCAATTATTGCATTTTACGATGAAGGTGCACGTGTAATTCAACTCGACGACTGTTCATGGGGACTATTCCTCGATGAAAACTTTCTTTCAACTTCTGATGGAAAAGCATATGCAGATTCTGGCATTCAAGATATCCTCCTAAACCTAAATAATGGAGCACTTAAAGATTTGCCAGACGACTTGACCATCAATACTCACGTCTGCCGTGGGAATTATCACTCTGATTTTGCTTTCTCCGGTGGTTACGGACCAGTTGCTGACACACTGTTTGCTAAAGAAAATGTTGATACATATTTCTTGGAATACGATTCAAACCGTTCTGGTGGTTTTGAACCTTTGGCAAAAGTTTCTGGAGATAAAAATGTAGTTTTAGGATTGCTTACTACTAAATCCGGTAAACTTGAAAATCGGCAAGATATCATTGATAGAATTAACGAAGCAAGTCAATATCTACCGCTAGACCGTCTTTGGTTATCAACTCAATGTGGTTTTGCATCAACCGAAGAAGGAAACGTTCTGACTGAAGAACAACAATGGGATAAACTAAAACTGGTTAAATCCGTTATTGATGAAGTTTGGGGTTAA
- a CDS encoding 5-methyltetrahydropteroyltriglutamate--homocysteine S-methyltransferase yields the protein MTITKQKIGFQHVGSFLRPAALKEARNDFENNNISHDQLRAVEDEAITKLVEQQKEVGLDFATDGEFRRSYWHLDFFWGFEGVRHTHIGEGYDFAHGRSRDDTAILTDKISFNPETHPFIKDFKFFKSVTDDIGGILPKQTIPAPAQLYRELTRGENLDALNKIYPDKQDFYNDVEKAYHDAILAFYNEGARYIQLDDCSWGRLLDKKFLASDEGKKLVAENVQDIYLELNNGAIKDLPDDLTIYTHVCRGNFHSDYLFSGGYDNVADNLFGKENVDTYFLEYDSDRAGSFAPLAKVSGDKRVVLGLITSKQGELEDRNVIIDRIKEASQYLPLDRLWLSTQCGFASTEEGNKITEEQQWQKLELVKSIQKEVWG from the coding sequence ATGACAATTACAAAACAAAAGATTGGATTTCAACACGTAGGTAGCTTTTTAAGACCAGCAGCTTTGAAAGAAGCAAGAAATGATTTTGAAAACAATAATATTTCACACGATCAACTTCGTGCAGTCGAAGATGAAGCCATCACAAAACTTGTTGAACAACAAAAAGAAGTTGGCCTAGATTTCGCTACTGACGGTGAATTCCGTCGTTCATATTGGCATCTTGATTTCTTCTGGGGATTCGAAGGCGTTAGACATACTCATATCGGCGAAGGTTACGATTTCGCACACGGCCGTTCAAGAGATGACACTGCAATCTTAACTGACAAAATTAGTTTTAATCCAGAAACTCACCCATTCATTAAAGATTTCAAATTTTTCAAATCAGTTACTGATGACATTGGCGGAATTCTTCCAAAACAAACTATTCCAGCACCCGCTCAACTTTATCGAGAATTAACACGTGGTGAAAACTTGGATGCATTAAATAAAATTTATCCCGATAAACAAGATTTTTATAATGACGTCGAAAAAGCTTACCATGATGCAATCTTAGCTTTCTACAACGAGGGTGCTAGATATATTCAACTTGACGATTGTTCATGGGGCCGCCTGCTTGATAAAAAGTTCTTAGCATCTGATGAGGGTAAAAAATTGGTTGCTGAAAATGTCCAAGATATTTATCTCGAACTAAACAACGGTGCTATTAAAGATCTTCCCGACGATTTAACAATTTATACTCACGTTTGTCGTGGTAACTTCCATTCAGACTACTTATTCTCAGGTGGTTATGACAATGTGGCTGACAACTTATTCGGTAAAGAAAACGTTGATACGTATTTCTTGGAATATGATTCAGATCGAGCTGGAAGCTTTGCTCCACTTGCAAAAGTTTCTGGGGACAAGCGTGTTGTACTGGGCTTAATTACTTCAAAACAAGGTGAATTGGAAGACAGAAATGTCATTATCGACCGTATCAAAGAGGCCAGCCAATACCTTCCACTCGATCGCCTGTGGTTATCAACTCAATGTGGATTTGCATCAACTGAAGAAGGTAACAAAATTACCGAAGAACAACAATGGCAAAAATTAGAACTAGTTAAATCAATTCAAAAAGAAGTTTGGGGATAA
- a CDS encoding ketopantoate reductase family protein, with translation MKYTVLGAGAMGLRYGVLLQEAGFDVDFVEIWDPQINKIREQNGVFVSRDHENKHLVPVNIYTPEEYKGNPDVWIVFTKQMQLEDALKRTAHAFNDNQYVVSPMNGMGHIDKLNQYFDKSKVIGATALIGTVLNGPGDVDFIGAAGAGSMHMANETEKPDDVTNQIVEEFTKANLNPTLTTNFLGTLMAKVIFNSVVNTLCTMFEIQMGEFIQSPVAEKLGRQLINEAFDVCERANITLLNTREEEWQTVKFVSSTTNPLHYPSMYQDMSKGRNTEVDYINGYIYELGLKYHYEATTHDYLRNLVHLAEFSRDFDPATLTKETADA, from the coding sequence ATGAAATATACAGTACTAGGTGCAGGAGCAATGGGCCTGCGATACGGTGTTTTACTACAAGAAGCAGGATTCGACGTTGATTTCGTTGAAATTTGGGATCCACAAATTAACAAGATTCGTGAACAAAACGGAGTCTTCGTATCACGTGATCATGAGAACAAACATCTAGTGCCCGTCAACATATATACTCCCGAAGAATACAAAGGAAACCCCGATGTTTGGATCGTATTCACTAAACAAATGCAACTTGAAGATGCTTTGAAACGCACTGCTCACGCATTTAATGATAACCAATATGTTGTTTCACCTATGAATGGAATGGGACATATCGATAAGCTTAATCAATACTTTGATAAATCTAAAGTTATCGGTGCCACGGCTTTGATTGGTACCGTTTTGAATGGACCTGGAGATGTTGATTTCATTGGTGCTGCCGGTGCTGGAAGTATGCATATGGCAAATGAAACTGAAAAACCAGATGATGTAACTAATCAAATTGTCGAAGAGTTTACCAAAGCGAATCTAAACCCCACTTTGACAACAAATTTCTTAGGAACACTTATGGCAAAGGTTATTTTCAACTCTGTTGTTAACACTCTTTGTACAATGTTTGAAATCCAAATGGGTGAATTCATTCAATCACCTGTTGCTGAAAAACTAGGCCGCCAATTGATCAACGAAGCCTTTGATGTCTGCGAGCGAGCAAATATTACCTTGCTCAATACACGTGAAGAAGAGTGGCAAACTGTCAAATTCGTAAGTAGCACAACAAACCCTCTACACTACCCTTCCATGTATCAAGATATGTCAAAAGGTCGTAATACAGAAGTGGATTATATCAACGGTTACATCTATGAACTCGGTCTAAAATATCATTACGAAGCAACAACTCACGATTATTTGAGGAATCTCGTTCATTTGGCAGAATTCTCACGTGATTTTGATCCAGCAACGCTTACTAAAGAAACAGCCGATGCATAA
- a CDS encoding D-2-hydroxyacid dehydrogenase — protein MKIYLYGIREDEKGYLKEWDKAHPDVEIDYTHEIFTPETAELAEGSDGVVMVQTQPYQRAALKKLQDFGISKISVRNVGLDGFNFQDLRDFGLSLTYVPVYSPNAIAEHTTSLILRLLRRVPEFDKKFANADFRWFPTIGEEINGKTVGIIGTGHIGSVVGRIMMAMGAKVIAYDIAPNPALENLGIYKETLDEVLEQSDIITIHTPLAKKDIHMIDKDAFDKMKDGAIFINAARGGLVDTDALIAALDSGKLGGAGLDVLESENDVFQKKFDSIADVKDPQFQALINRDNVIITPHTAFYTTTAVHNMIFDSLNDNLKMLQGKAPKYPVDITE, from the coding sequence ATGAAGATTTACCTATACGGAATTAGAGAAGACGAAAAAGGTTACCTCAAGGAATGGGATAAAGCTCATCCAGATGTCGAAATTGACTATACTCACGAAATTTTTACACCAGAGACTGCTGAATTAGCTGAGGGGTCCGATGGTGTAGTTATGGTTCAGACTCAACCATATCAACGTGCAGCTTTGAAGAAATTACAAGACTTTGGTATCAGTAAAATATCAGTTCGTAACGTCGGCTTGGATGGATTTAATTTTCAAGATTTGCGTGACTTCGGACTCTCTTTAACATACGTACCAGTATATTCACCAAACGCAATTGCTGAACACACAACTAGTTTAATTTTGCGTTTGCTTCGTCGAGTACCTGAATTTGATAAAAAATTTGCCAATGCTGACTTCAGATGGTTCCCAACCATTGGTGAAGAAATTAACGGTAAAACAGTTGGTATCATTGGGACTGGTCATATCGGTTCAGTTGTCGGACGGATCATGATGGCCATGGGCGCAAAAGTAATTGCTTACGATATCGCCCCTAATCCAGCTCTAGAAAACTTGGGAATATACAAGGAAACCCTAGATGAAGTCTTGGAACAATCAGATATCATTACTATTCACACTCCTCTAGCTAAAAAAGATATTCATATGATCGATAAAGATGCCTTCGACAAAATGAAGGATGGGGCTATCTTTATTAATGCAGCTCGTGGTGGCTTAGTTGATACAGATGCCTTAATTGCTGCTCTTGATAGTGGCAAACTTGGTGGTGCCGGATTAGATGTTTTAGAAAGTGAAAATGATGTCTTCCAAAAGAAATTTGATAGCATCGCGGACGTGAAGGATCCTCAATTCCAAGCTTTAATTAATCGTGATAATGTAATCATCACACCACATACAGCCTTTTATACGACAACTGCCGTTCACAATATGATTTTTGATTCATTGAACGACAATTTGAAGATGCTCCAAGGTAAAGCACCAAAATATCCTGTTGATATTACTGAATAA
- a CDS encoding YdcF family protein, with the protein MTISKKILFSAIILSFIVPAPVQAAVTTQKQAEKVEQNVQSTMPTKQRLSELKDTAIYYYWNGGQLKKNEKKIFKGVTIKSNFGIMEHLFKQAIKIDPQDTNLQMDLASTYRMEDKNSKANDIWKNILNEKPTNYNARLKLAAFAHASGDDETYNTNITQLQTQNPTKTETFTNAIQQADDIDKLDINTKVASDLPKDSNHYFVVLGYALGKNGKMEKTMLDRLNLILKAAKKYPKSKIMVSGGVPQDGVTEASAMKKWLVKKGINKNRIVKEDLSTNTVENALFSIRDLNTKKATSATLITSSSHMRRAFLLFNMAEGIVQNSATTKAKQPALTQVAAVDDKSILHKVKTPEKNAIMDDVLRINGVWQLPGLQR; encoded by the coding sequence ATGACAATTTCTAAGAAAATTCTTTTTTCAGCAATAATATTAAGCTTCATCGTGCCAGCACCGGTTCAAGCTGCTGTTACTACTCAAAAGCAGGCTGAGAAGGTTGAGCAAAACGTTCAATCTACTATGCCTACTAAGCAGCGTTTGTCTGAGTTGAAGGATACTGCTATTTATTATTATTGGAATGGTGGACAGCTTAAGAAGAACGAAAAGAAAATCTTTAAGGGCGTTACGATTAAGAGTAACTTCGGAATTATGGAGCACTTGTTCAAACAAGCTATCAAGATTGATCCTCAAGATACAAATTTACAAATGGATTTGGCTTCGACTTACAGAATGGAAGATAAAAATTCTAAGGCTAATGATATTTGGAAAAATATTTTAAATGAGAAACCTACAAATTATAACGCTCGCTTGAAGTTGGCAGCTTTTGCCCACGCATCAGGGGACGATGAAACTTACAATACTAATATCACCCAGCTTCAAACTCAAAACCCAACAAAAACAGAAACATTTACAAATGCAATTCAACAAGCTGATGATATTGATAAATTGGATATAAATACTAAAGTTGCTAGTGATTTACCAAAAGACAGCAATCATTATTTTGTAGTGCTGGGATATGCACTAGGCAAGAACGGTAAAATGGAAAAAACAATGTTAGACAGATTGAATTTAATATTGAAAGCAGCCAAAAAATATCCTAAATCAAAGATCATGGTTTCAGGAGGAGTACCTCAGGACGGGGTCACAGAAGCATCTGCAATGAAAAAATGGTTAGTTAAAAAAGGAATCAATAAGAACAGAATCGTCAAAGAAGACTTATCAACTAATACAGTCGAAAATGCGTTATTCTCAATCAGAGATTTGAACACGAAAAAAGCAACAAGTGCCACACTAATAACAAGTTCAAGTCACATGAGAAGAGCATTCCTATTATTCAACATGGCTGAAGGAATCGTACAAAATTCAGCCACAACAAAAGCAAAACAACCAGCATTAACACAAGTAGCAGCAGTAGATGACAAGTCAATCCTTCATAAAGTAAAGACACCAGAAAAGAACGCCATCATGGATGACGTTCTCAGAATAAATGGAGTATGGCAATTGCCAGGACTACAGAGATAA
- a CDS encoding L-lactate dehydrogenase produces MRKFGIIGVGHVGVTVAYTLVTKGIADELVLIDSNEKKAVAEQLDLEDCQARLDTTTKIKVQDYSELSDADVLFVTAGNVASLQHHDGNRWAEFEYTREIVKNIAPKIADSGFNGVLVDTMNPCDAIAHYLQREAGFTTAQCMATGTFLDTARMQRVVAEQFDTNYKNVTGYVMGEHGASQFVAWSTVKVNGHPLMEYAKANGKDFDYDALEEEIRMGGWAVFSGKGYTSFGIATCAVKLAQSVISDAQLECPVSSYNEKYDTYIGQPAVVGKNGIEYVNQIELPPDEEAKLKNSADTIKEKFATM; encoded by the coding sequence ATGAGAAAATTTGGAATAATCGGTGTCGGACACGTAGGCGTAACAGTCGCATATACTTTGGTAACCAAAGGAATTGCTGACGAATTAGTATTAATTGATTCAAATGAGAAAAAAGCAGTCGCAGAGCAACTCGATTTGGAAGATTGCCAAGCGAGATTAGATACGACTACTAAAATTAAAGTACAGGATTATTCTGAATTATCAGATGCTGACGTCTTGTTCGTAACTGCTGGAAACGTTGCTTCACTTCAACATCACGACGGAAATCGTTGGGCAGAATTTGAATATACACGTGAAATCGTTAAGAATATCGCACCCAAAATTGCTGATTCGGGATTCAACGGTGTCTTGGTCGACACAATGAATCCTTGCGATGCAATTGCTCACTATTTGCAAAGGGAAGCTGGTTTCACAACAGCTCAATGCATGGCAACCGGAACATTTTTGGATACGGCACGTATGCAAAGGGTCGTTGCCGAACAATTTGATACCAATTATAAAAATGTTACTGGTTACGTAATGGGCGAACATGGCGCATCACAATTTGTAGCTTGGTCAACAGTTAAGGTTAATGGACACCCATTGATGGAATATGCTAAAGCAAACGGAAAAGATTTTGACTACGATGCTTTGGAAGAAGAAATCAGAATGGGAGGCTGGGCAGTCTTTTCTGGAAAAGGTTATACTAGTTTTGGAATTGCAACTTGCGCAGTTAAGTTGGCACAATCAGTAATCTCTGACGCTCAACTTGAATGTCCAGTTTCTTCTTATAATGAGAAGTACGATACTTATATTGGTCAACCGGCAGTTGTCGGGAAAAACGGTATCGAGTATGTTAACCAGATCGAATTGCCTCCTGATGAAGAAGCAAAATTGAAAAACTCCGCTGATACTATTAAAGAAAAATTTGCGACAATGTAA
- a CDS encoding branched-chain amino acid aminotransferase: MAKADASKLDWNNLGFEYMDLPYRFTAHWKDGKWQDAGLTEDATLHISEASPVLHYGQAAFEGMKAYRTPDNHIQLFRPDRNAARLRNSCERLLMPVFPEDKFVDAVKEVVKANADFVPPYGNGATMYLRPLIIGTGGVIGVHAAPEYIFTIFAMPVGNYFKGGLTPVNFTTSQYDRAAHKGTGQAKVGGNYAASLLPGEKAHDNGYADCVYLDPVEHRYIEEVGSANFFGITKDNVFKTPKSPSILPSITKYSLLYLAEHNLGLGVSEEKIDVHDLDQFAEAGACGTAAVISPIGGLEHDGNLHTFYSETEVGPVTKKLYDTLTGIQFGTVEAPEGWVQTVE; encoded by the coding sequence ATGGCAAAAGCAGATGCATCAAAATTAGATTGGAATAATCTTGGATTTGAATATATGGACTTACCTTATCGTTTTACAGCCCATTGGAAAGATGGTAAATGGCAAGACGCTGGATTGACTGAAGACGCAACTTTACATATCAGTGAAGCATCACCAGTTCTTCATTATGGTCAAGCAGCTTTCGAAGGTATGAAAGCATACCGTACACCTGACAATCATATTCAATTATTCAGACCTGACAGAAATGCTGCCAGACTTAGAAATTCTTGTGAAAGACTATTGATGCCTGTATTCCCAGAAGATAAATTTGTGGATGCAGTCAAGGAAGTTGTTAAAGCAAACGCAGACTTTGTTCCTCCATATGGAAATGGTGCAACAATGTATCTCAGACCATTGATTATCGGTACTGGTGGCGTAATTGGCGTCCACGCAGCACCAGAATATATTTTCACAATTTTCGCAATGCCAGTTGGTAACTACTTCAAGGGTGGTTTAACACCAGTCAACTTTACAACATCACAATATGACCGTGCTGCTCATAAGGGTACTGGTCAAGCTAAAGTTGGTGGTAATTACGCTGCCAGTTTGTTACCTGGTGAAAAAGCACATGACAACGGATATGCTGACTGTGTTTACTTAGACCCAGTTGAACACCGTTATATTGAAGAAGTTGGATCAGCTAACTTCTTCGGAATCACAAAAGATAACGTATTCAAGACTCCAAAGTCACCTTCAATTTTACCAAGTATCACAAAGTACTCTCTACTATATTTGGCAGAACACAACTTAGGTCTTGGTGTATCTGAAGAAAAAATTGATGTTCATGACCTTGATCAATTTGCTGAAGCTGGGGCATGTGGTACCGCTGCTGTTATTTCACCAATCGGCGGTTTGGAACACGACGGTAACCTTCACACATTTTATAGTGAAACAGAAGTTGGACCTGTCACAAAGAAATTGTATGACACATTAACAGGTATCCAATTCGGTACAGTTGAAGCTCCAGAAGGATGGGTACAAACAGTAGAATAA